The Toxoplasma gondii ME49 chromosome XII, whole genome shotgun sequence genome includes a region encoding these proteins:
- a CDS encoding hypothetical protein (encoded by transcript TGME49_219840): protein MQRQELAGDEGRDRVGTEGGCGAAHPAETADDGGRGQEGDARACKQREAKEARVDAQRSEVALSLESVGRRRGERTTAESAQRGSPSSDKSRSPEGESDEEAETGQYAGRDRSPLDGDGCQEREGKTNDTEDDDQLDEREDRGERNWGRKSEAFEPRERGESEKTVADEALQKERGTCDKEGARDKAEQRPTERRQKKRRENHRQASREGEEETERKGRAPCPSPLVSSRGASPMVLKTNAAPFPATTVASSPGDSFPCTRKVSVHPKRTREKRFRVSPFSFFVSLERHKAAQQR from the coding sequence atgcagcgacaagAACTGGcgggagacgagggaaggGACAGAGTGGGCACTgaaggcggctgcggcgcaGCACACCCAGCAGAGACGGCAGACGACGGGGGACgaggacaggaaggagacgcccgGGCATGCaaacagcgagaggcgaaagaggcgCGCGTAGacgcgcagagaagcgaagtcGCGCTGAGTCTCGAGTCCGTCGGcaggcggcgaggagagaggacgaccGCGGAATCTGCGCAACGcggctctccttcttccgaTAAAAGCAGGAGCcccgaaggcgagagcgacgaagaggcagagacaggacaaTATGCTGGAAGAGATAGGTCGCCTCTCGATGGAGACGGATGCcaggaacgagaaggaaagacgaacgacacggaagacgacgaccaactcgacgagagagaagacagaggagagagaaactgggGACGGAAGTCAGAGGCGTTCGAaccgagggagagaggagagagcgagaagaccgTGGCAGACGAGGCTTTGcagaaagagcgaggaacctgcgacaaggaaggcgcgagagacaaagcagagCAGCGCCctacagagaggagacagaagaaaaggagggagaacCATCGCCAGGCAagtcgagaaggcgaagaggagacagagcggaaaggaagagcgccctgtccttctccccttgtgtcttctcgcgGCGCGTCTCCCATGGTCCTGAAAACAAACGCTGCGCCGTTCCCCGCTACCACCGTGGCAAGCTCCCCCGGAGACAGTTTTCCCTGCACGCGcaaggtgtctgtacaccccaaACGGACCCGCGAGAAGCGTTTTCGAGTCTCGccattttctttctttgtgtctctggaAAGGCACAAAGCAGCGCAGCAGAGATAG